A single window of Nocardia sp. NBC_01327 DNA harbors:
- a CDS encoding ferredoxin--NADP reductase produces the protein MNARAHRIKVREVISETADAVSLVFDIPEDLGRRFAYSPGQFLTLQVPSEHTGSVARCYSLSSSPHCDDRPAVTVKRTAGGYASNWLCDNVAAGSILTVLEPAGNFVPRGWNRDLLLCAAGSGITPIMSILKSALTLGRSKVVVLYANRDRQSIIFARQLHQLVQRYPRRLIVQHWLESERGLPDARAIAGWARPYRNHEVYLCGPAGFAVAIKQGLAQLRIPERAIRQEEYRSLTENPFEQPIPVVAAAPTVTAVPARAPGDTPTVQVDIDGDTHLLPWPRGKKLLDVLLDHGIDAPYVCRESACGTCVCRVARGRTRMLMNEALIDEELAMGLTLACQTLPESDDLHITFDQ, from the coding sequence ATGAACGCACGCGCACACCGGATCAAGGTGCGCGAAGTCATCAGCGAGACCGCCGACGCGGTCTCGCTGGTCTTCGATATCCCCGAAGATCTCGGACGCCGATTCGCCTACTCGCCAGGGCAATTCCTGACGCTGCAGGTGCCGAGCGAGCACACCGGTTCGGTGGCCCGCTGCTATTCGCTCTCCAGCAGTCCGCACTGCGACGACCGCCCGGCCGTGACCGTCAAACGCACGGCCGGGGGATACGCCTCGAACTGGCTCTGCGACAACGTCGCCGCCGGATCCATACTCACCGTGCTCGAGCCGGCGGGAAACTTCGTGCCGCGCGGGTGGAATCGGGATCTGCTGCTGTGTGCGGCGGGCAGCGGAATCACCCCGATCATGTCGATTCTCAAATCGGCGCTCACCCTCGGCCGGTCGAAAGTGGTGGTGCTGTACGCCAATCGCGATCGGCAGTCGATCATCTTCGCCCGGCAGCTGCACCAGCTCGTGCAGCGGTACCCGCGGCGGCTCATCGTGCAGCACTGGCTGGAATCCGAGCGCGGGCTACCCGACGCCCGCGCGATCGCCGGGTGGGCCCGGCCCTACCGCAATCACGAGGTGTACCTCTGCGGCCCAGCCGGATTCGCCGTGGCGATCAAGCAGGGCCTGGCACAATTGAGGATCCCCGAGCGCGCGATCCGCCAAGAGGAGTACCGCTCGCTGACGGAGAACCCGTTCGAGCAGCCGATACCCGTGGTCGCGGCCGCGCCCACGGTGACCGCCGTACCCGCCCGCGCTCCGGGCGATACCCCGACAGTTCAGGTCGACATCGATGGCGATACGCATTTGCTGCCCTGGCCGCGCGGTAAGAAGCTGCTCGATGTGCTCCTCGACCACGGCATCGACGCGCCGTACGTCTGCCGCGAATCCGCCTGCGGCACCTGCGTCTGCCGGGTGGCGCGGGGCCGCACGCGCATGCTGATGAACGAGGCCCTCATCGACGAGGAACTCGCCATGGGCCTGACGCTGGCCTGCCAGACCCTCCCCGAATCCGACGATCTGCACATCACCTTCGATCAGTGA
- a CDS encoding NAD(P)H-dependent flavin oxidoreductase: MSLPPILSERLRLPAVASPMFLVSGPDLVIAQSRAGVVGSFPSLNARPQSQFREWLVRINEELAKHDAENPDRPSAPYAVNLIVHKSNDRLEEDLATIVEFQVPIVITSLGARADVNEAVHSYGGIVLHDVINNVFAHKAVERGADGLIAVAAGAGGHAGAQSPFALIQEIRAWFDGPLLLSGAIGHGRSVLAAQAAGADLAYIGSSFIATEEANATTDYKQMIVDSTAADIIYSSRFTGVHGNYLRPSITAVGLDPDNLGDRDPSAMNFGTDDSQTTEAKPWRDIWGSGQGIATTAAVTTTAELVDRLITEYADAKIRLQQL, encoded by the coding sequence ATGAGCCTGCCGCCCATCCTGTCCGAACGACTACGCCTGCCGGCGGTCGCCTCACCGATGTTTCTCGTCTCCGGCCCGGACCTGGTCATCGCGCAGTCGCGGGCCGGAGTGGTCGGTTCGTTCCCGTCGCTCAACGCGCGGCCGCAGTCGCAGTTCCGCGAATGGCTGGTGCGCATCAACGAGGAGCTCGCCAAGCACGATGCCGAGAATCCGGACCGGCCCTCCGCGCCGTACGCGGTGAACCTGATCGTGCACAAGAGCAACGACCGGCTCGAGGAAGATCTGGCGACGATCGTCGAATTCCAGGTGCCGATCGTCATCACCTCGCTCGGCGCCCGCGCCGATGTCAATGAGGCGGTGCACTCCTACGGCGGCATCGTGCTGCACGACGTCATCAATAATGTGTTCGCGCACAAGGCGGTCGAGCGCGGCGCGGACGGACTCATCGCGGTGGCCGCCGGTGCGGGCGGGCATGCCGGAGCCCAATCCCCCTTCGCCCTGATTCAGGAGATCCGCGCCTGGTTCGACGGTCCGCTGCTGCTCTCGGGCGCCATCGGGCACGGCCGGTCGGTGCTCGCCGCACAGGCCGCCGGCGCGGACCTGGCCTACATCGGCTCATCCTTCATCGCCACCGAAGAGGCCAATGCCACAACCGATTACAAGCAGATGATCGTCGACTCCACCGCCGCCGACATCATCTACTCCAGCCGCTTCACCGGCGTGCACGGAAACTACCTGCGCCCCAGCATCACAGCGGTCGGCCTGGACCCGGACAACCTCGGCGACCGCGACCCGTCGGCCATGAATTTCGGCACCGACGACTCGCAGACCACCGAAGCCAAACCGTGGCGCGACATTTGGGGCTCCGGTCAGGGCATCGCCACCACCGCCGCGGTGACCACCACCGCCGAGCTGGTCGACCGCCTGATCACCGAGTACGCCGACGCGAAGATCCGGCTGCAACAGCTCTGA
- a CDS encoding SDR family NAD(P)-dependent oxidoreductase — protein MKINDIDPRLVVVTGAGSGIGRAVAQRFARGGAQVVVSDIDGDAALATVALIQARGQRAVAMRLDVTDPAAWAAFARDVHADHGVPDVLVNNAGILVSGAFLDLEPKDWDKQLGVNLLGVVYGCRAFGRLMIDEGKRGHIVNIASAAAFTPTPVMSAYSVSKAGVKMLTECLRLELAPKGVGVSAICPGVINTGIGDHATTVGVDPALVERGKEIARQVQDIAARLPFSPLSPDLVARAVVRAVNYDLAVVPVRAEAWLGYFMLRIAPGVNRRITQPISMERIESAGAWLLNQFGIDAPREVAAASRKGATV, from the coding sequence GTGAAGATCAACGATATCGATCCCCGGCTGGTGGTGGTCACCGGTGCGGGCAGCGGCATCGGCCGCGCGGTCGCCCAGCGGTTCGCACGTGGGGGAGCGCAGGTCGTCGTCTCCGATATCGACGGGGATGCGGCGCTGGCCACGGTCGCGCTCATTCAGGCGCGCGGGCAGCGGGCCGTGGCCATGCGGCTGGATGTCACCGATCCGGCGGCATGGGCGGCCTTCGCCCGGGATGTGCACGCCGACCACGGTGTGCCGGACGTGCTGGTCAACAATGCCGGAATCCTGGTCAGCGGAGCGTTTTTGGATCTGGAGCCGAAGGATTGGGATAAGCAGCTCGGCGTCAATCTGCTGGGCGTCGTCTACGGCTGCCGGGCCTTCGGGCGGCTGATGATCGACGAGGGCAAGCGCGGGCACATTGTCAATATCGCGTCGGCGGCCGCCTTCACACCGACGCCGGTGATGTCGGCCTACTCGGTGTCCAAGGCCGGGGTGAAGATGCTCACCGAATGCCTGCGGCTCGAACTCGCGCCGAAAGGCGTTGGGGTGAGCGCCATCTGCCCCGGGGTGATCAATACCGGTATCGGAGACCACGCCACCACCGTCGGCGTCGATCCGGCGCTGGTCGAACGCGGTAAGGAGATCGCCCGGCAGGTGCAGGACATCGCGGCCCGGCTGCCGTTCTCGCCGCTGAGCCCGGATCTGGTGGCCCGGGCCGTGGTGCGCGCGGTGAACTACGACCTGGCCGTGGTGCCGGTGCGGGCCGAAGCCTGGCTCGGCTACTTCATGCTGCGCATCGCACCGGGTGTCAATCGCCGTATCACCCAGCCGATTTCGATGGAGCGCATCGAATCGGCCGGGGCCTGGCTGCTGAATCAGTTCGGAATCGACGCTCCCCGGGAGGTCGCCGCCGCCAGCAGAAAGGGCGCGACGGTATGA
- a CDS encoding serine hydrolase domain-containing protein, whose translation MLTLPEGIRGSADSRFAAPVRTFSRLFAHYLRTGGALSVYLHGEPVVNIWTGTADAAGEISWEADTAALSFSTTKGITSLVVHRLVDRGLLDYDTPVAEYWPEFADGGKNSVTVRDVLAHRAGLSDLRRVLDQPGDVLDHVLMEHRMAAATPDWTRGLPVYHAVTFGWLLGGLCRAVTGRGMADLFRTELADPLGLTGLHLGHPADGTTVAELVGPSLAATGTRLGRPLTAAAARIPVLGKAISSMHFPGGEEALRGPVPPLLSTENGAATGVFTADAIARVYAVIAGDGAFEGVQLLTPETARALDRSTRTSPDPRRAFWHLGYHPLPTLGAPRGFGHLGLGGSGGWVDPASGLAVGFTHNRLDLSLLPLDMSLLSVLLPTITRSAATPARPVRTARAA comes from the coding sequence ATGCTTACTCTGCCCGAAGGGATCCGCGGCTCCGCCGACTCCCGCTTCGCCGCCCCCGTGCGCACGTTCTCCCGCCTGTTCGCCCACTATCTGCGCACCGGCGGGGCACTGTCGGTCTACCTGCACGGTGAGCCCGTGGTCAATATCTGGACCGGGACCGCCGATGCGGCGGGCGAAATCTCGTGGGAGGCCGACACCGCCGCGCTGAGCTTCTCCACCACCAAGGGCATCACCTCCCTGGTGGTGCACCGTCTGGTCGATCGCGGACTGCTCGACTACGACACCCCCGTCGCCGAGTACTGGCCCGAATTCGCCGACGGCGGCAAGAATTCCGTCACCGTGCGCGATGTCCTCGCGCACCGCGCGGGACTCTCGGACCTGCGCCGCGTCCTCGACCAGCCCGGTGATGTGCTGGACCACGTGCTCATGGAGCACCGCATGGCCGCCGCGACCCCCGACTGGACGCGCGGGTTACCCGTCTATCACGCGGTCACTTTCGGCTGGCTGCTCGGCGGACTGTGCCGCGCGGTCACCGGCCGGGGCATGGCAGATCTGTTCCGCACCGAACTGGCTGATCCACTGGGCCTGACCGGTCTGCACCTCGGCCATCCCGCAGACGGCACCACGGTCGCCGAGCTGGTCGGCCCGAGCCTGGCGGCCACCGGCACCCGCCTGGGCAGACCGCTCACCGCGGCCGCCGCCCGCATCCCCGTTCTCGGCAAAGCCATCAGCTCCATGCACTTCCCGGGTGGCGAAGAGGCGCTCCGCGGTCCGGTCCCACCCCTGCTGAGCACCGAAAACGGTGCAGCCACAGGCGTGTTCACCGCCGACGCCATCGCCCGCGTCTACGCGGTCATCGCGGGCGACGGCGCCTTCGAGGGCGTCCAGCTCCTCACCCCCGAAACCGCCCGAGCCCTCGACCGCTCCACCCGCACCAGCCCCGACCCCCGCCGCGCCTTCTGGCACCTCGGCTACCACCCGCTCCCAACCCTCGGCGCACCCCGCGGCTTCGGTCACCTCGGCCTCGGCGGCTCCGGCGGCTGGGTGGATCCCGCCTCCGGCCTCGCCGTCGGCTTCACGCACAACCGCCTGGACCTGTCCCTGCTCCCCCTGGACATGTCCCTCCTGTCAGTCCTGCTCCCCACCATCACCCGCTCCGCCGCAACCCCCGCCCGCCCCGTCCGCACAGCCCGAGCCGCCTGA
- a CDS encoding TetR/AcrR family transcriptional regulator: MASHPPAAQKGDARHDRWHSHRALVRAELIEATIRAIDAHGPDLSIDDVVKTAGIPRPKLYRFFGDKVELLAAVSGRVQQLIVERVTPLFDPAASAREAIGTALAAYIDLVSERPNLFRFIVSSHVVAAYGATQLLEDGRPLSDAVADFFSGILRLRGADGEHTQFVVDALLGAIGLGVLRWLNEPVISGKELAEQLTSFAWGALSSTAESRGLVLDPDEPLTTQLAHEPLHHAPLARGIGQRPAQQ; the protein is encoded by the coding sequence ATGGCCTCCCACCCACCCGCCGCGCAGAAGGGTGATGCCAGGCACGACCGCTGGCACTCACATCGCGCCCTGGTGCGCGCCGAACTCATCGAGGCCACCATTCGCGCCATCGACGCGCACGGGCCCGATCTGTCCATCGATGATGTCGTGAAAACCGCGGGGATACCGCGCCCCAAGCTGTATCGCTTCTTCGGCGACAAGGTCGAACTGCTGGCCGCGGTCAGCGGCCGGGTACAGCAGCTAATCGTCGAACGCGTGACACCGCTCTTCGATCCGGCCGCCTCGGCGCGCGAGGCCATCGGCACCGCGCTGGCGGCCTATATCGACCTGGTCTCCGAGCGCCCCAACCTCTTTCGCTTCATTGTGAGCTCACATGTGGTCGCCGCCTACGGCGCGACACAGCTGCTCGAGGACGGCCGGCCGCTGTCGGACGCGGTCGCCGACTTCTTCTCCGGCATCCTGCGGTTGCGCGGCGCGGACGGCGAGCACACCCAGTTCGTGGTGGACGCCCTGCTGGGCGCGATCGGACTCGGCGTGCTGCGCTGGCTCAACGAACCGGTGATCAGCGGTAAGGAACTGGCCGAACAATTGACCTCGTTCGCCTGGGGCGCACTGTCTTCCACCGCCGAATCACGCGGGCTGGTCCTCGATCCCGACGAACCGCTGACCACACAGCTAGCTCACGAACCGCTCCACCATGCGCCGCTCGCTCGCGGCATCGGGCAGCGGCCAGCACAGCAGTGA
- a CDS encoding metal-dependent hydrolase, with the protein MTIGQDTKSLTPYPKVRRMRFRFGQPEPMAHQFVQDDIPLTHLIAVLSGAFPPGEESFIRSVRKFSGEITDPVLKKRVAGFIGQEAVHGQQHRVLNDQLIDMGFPIVRIFTFEPGALRERALVRFENLVPRQAHLAFTALAEHYTATLAARVLGEDAIQTIPGDPEVWNLLNWHAFEELEHKSVAFDVYRATGGSEALRIGLMAGSYALTIPVVGLGVAVSILSDPRSWRPIKVARQSVRLVRGPIVKGLLKEMRPYMRPGFHPDDIDTTELLERWRVELFGAQGELVDRIG; encoded by the coding sequence ATGACGATCGGTCAGGACACCAAGTCCCTCACCCCCTATCCCAAGGTCCGGCGCATGCGATTCCGGTTCGGCCAGCCCGAGCCGATGGCGCACCAATTCGTCCAGGACGACATTCCGCTGACCCACCTCATTGCCGTGCTCTCGGGTGCGTTCCCGCCGGGCGAGGAATCCTTCATTCGCTCGGTGCGCAAATTCTCCGGTGAGATCACCGATCCCGTGCTCAAGAAGCGGGTGGCGGGCTTCATCGGTCAGGAGGCGGTGCACGGTCAGCAGCATCGAGTATTGAACGATCAGTTGATCGATATGGGTTTCCCCATCGTGCGGATCTTCACCTTCGAACCCGGTGCGCTGCGGGAACGGGCACTGGTCAGGTTCGAGAATCTGGTGCCGCGGCAGGCGCACCTGGCCTTCACCGCACTGGCCGAGCACTACACCGCGACGCTCGCGGCCCGGGTGCTCGGCGAGGACGCGATCCAGACCATTCCCGGTGATCCCGAAGTCTGGAATCTGTTGAACTGGCACGCGTTCGAGGAACTCGAGCACAAATCCGTGGCCTTCGATGTGTATCGCGCCACCGGCGGTTCCGAGGCCCTGCGCATCGGACTGATGGCGGGCAGCTACGCGCTCACCATTCCGGTGGTCGGGTTGGGTGTCGCCGTGTCGATCCTCAGTGATCCACGCAGCTGGCGGCCGATAAAGGTGGCGCGGCAATCGGTTCGGCTGGTCCGGGGTCCGATCGTCAAGGGGCTCTTGAAGGAAATGCGGCCGTACATGCGGCCGGGCTTCCATCCCGACGATATCGACACCACGGAATTGCTGGAGCGCTGGCGCGTCGAACTCTTCGGCGCGCAGGGCGAACTTGTCGATCGCATCGGCTGA
- a CDS encoding oxygenase MpaB family protein produces the protein MKPPNDAEWAAIGEALTIGDRPMDELVEWMYAAGMGKVRPLFDQALEHGIDSIPDAPEPLRAFFTAVEKPPAWVDWKRIELGERIFQAAGIDGIYMARDVPFLGGFVASGINRTLLLTNTGKSGATGGGRRFAETMKWALDVISDGGMRPGGKGFRSTLHVRLIHTFVRRHVANLPEWSAEDWGVPVNQTDMAVTMLGALYAPALTGMMMGNVFTPRELDAIVHLTRYVGWVMGIEERYLPTGFVDATKQLFHYLTVLTAPDETSMQLARPMAEDPLTWYYSNLTSLRRRIAWARHLSISTAFLGRGRMRQLGLPSYMPPWYPVAKFPVNVVRSGVGMLVPGWRTRQARTGLRSQHAFITTLIGPEDDGAIGGSVNYIGHAA, from the coding sequence ATGAAGCCGCCCAACGATGCGGAGTGGGCGGCCATCGGGGAGGCCCTGACCATCGGGGATCGGCCCATGGACGAACTGGTGGAGTGGATGTATGCCGCGGGGATGGGAAAGGTGCGGCCACTGTTCGATCAGGCGCTGGAACACGGCATCGACAGCATTCCGGATGCGCCGGAACCGTTGCGGGCCTTCTTCACCGCGGTGGAGAAGCCGCCCGCGTGGGTGGACTGGAAGCGAATCGAGCTCGGGGAACGCATCTTTCAGGCCGCCGGGATCGATGGCATCTACATGGCGCGCGATGTTCCGTTCCTCGGCGGCTTCGTGGCCTCCGGCATCAATCGCACCCTGCTGCTGACCAATACCGGTAAGAGCGGCGCGACCGGCGGCGGCCGGCGCTTCGCCGAAACCATGAAGTGGGCGCTCGACGTCATCTCGGACGGCGGAATGCGGCCCGGCGGCAAGGGTTTCCGCTCCACCCTGCATGTGAGGCTGATCCATACCTTCGTGCGCCGGCATGTCGCGAACCTGCCGGAGTGGAGCGCCGAGGACTGGGGAGTGCCGGTCAATCAGACCGATATGGCGGTCACCATGCTGGGCGCGCTCTACGCACCCGCGCTCACCGGCATGATGATGGGCAATGTCTTCACGCCCAGGGAACTGGACGCGATCGTGCACCTCACCCGCTATGTCGGCTGGGTCATGGGTATCGAGGAACGCTACCTGCCAACAGGATTCGTGGACGCCACCAAGCAGCTCTTCCACTATCTGACCGTCCTCACCGCTCCCGACGAGACCAGCATGCAGCTGGCACGGCCCATGGCTGAAGACCCCTTGACCTGGTACTACTCGAATCTCACATCGCTGCGCCGCCGGATTGCCTGGGCCCGGCACCTCTCGATCAGCACGGCCTTCCTGGGCCGCGGCCGGATGCGCCAACTCGGCCTGCCCAGCTATATGCCGCCCTGGTATCCGGTGGCCAAGTTCCCGGTCAATGTGGTCCGTTCCGGCGTGGGCATGCTCGTCCCGGGCTGGCGCACCCGGCAGGCCCGTACGGGTCTCCGCTCCCAGCATGCCTTCATCACGACCCTGATCGGACCCGAGGACGACGGGGCGATCGGCGGTTCCGTGAACTACATCGGCCATGCGGCCTGA
- a CDS encoding metal-dependent hydrolase, translated as MTSAPPATTYPKARRISFRFEQHNSNDKYFVDGDMVFSHFVAGLSGGFPPGEESFIRSVRRVAELVTDPVLKKRVAGFIGQEAMHGQEHRQLNDKLVDMGYPIEWIDTDQAKERMLRLEERFAPLVHLAATAAAEHYTAVLAQRVLSSDEIQNIPASPEFWHLLNWHALEELEHKSVAFDVFRAVGGSERTRIGVMAGLFAFTMPFTFGTLAISLARDPVARRQPVRVAQEAYALFRGPIFRGLMAELAQYLRPGFHPDDIDTTALLQQWQQRLFGEEGVLVDHLK; from the coding sequence ATGACAAGTGCGCCTCCCGCAACCACCTACCCGAAGGCTCGGCGGATCAGTTTCCGTTTCGAGCAACACAATTCGAACGATAAGTACTTCGTCGACGGCGATATGGTGTTCAGCCACTTCGTCGCCGGACTCTCCGGCGGCTTCCCGCCGGGCGAGGAATCCTTCATCCGCTCGGTCCGCCGCGTGGCCGAACTCGTCACCGATCCGGTGCTGAAGAAGCGTGTCGCCGGCTTCATCGGGCAAGAGGCCATGCACGGCCAGGAGCACCGCCAACTCAACGACAAACTCGTCGATATGGGCTATCCCATCGAGTGGATCGATACCGATCAGGCCAAGGAGCGCATGCTCCGGCTCGAGGAGCGATTCGCACCGCTGGTCCATCTGGCCGCGACCGCGGCCGCCGAGCACTACACCGCCGTCCTGGCGCAGCGGGTGCTCTCCAGTGACGAGATCCAGAACATTCCGGCCTCACCCGAGTTCTGGCATCTGCTGAATTGGCATGCGCTGGAAGAACTCGAGCACAAATCGGTGGCCTTCGACGTCTTCCGGGCGGTCGGCGGCTCCGAGCGCACACGCATCGGAGTCATGGCCGGGCTGTTCGCCTTCACCATGCCCTTCACCTTCGGGACTCTGGCGATTTCGCTGGCCCGGGACCCGGTCGCGCGGCGGCAGCCCGTGCGCGTCGCGCAGGAGGCGTACGCCCTGTTCCGCGGACCCATCTTCCGCGGGCTGATGGCGGAGCTGGCCCAGTATCTGCGCCCGGGCTTCCATCCCGACGACATCGACACCACCGCACTGCTTCAGCAGTGGCAGCAAAGGCTTTTCGGCGAAGAAGGCGTGCTCGTCGATCACCTGAAGTAA
- a CDS encoding TetR/AcrR family transcriptional regulator: MADRQVDWLAGGVRRSIASERIVAAAAELFLARGFDQVGMDDVAAAAGCSRATLYRHFRGKPALIDAVLARSAVAVAQRVAAAVSRYDGSRRIVEATLASVTAVRSDPALARWFADRTGGSNEVFASSTELGRIATMLTGITPDDEAAQWIVRVVLSLLCWPLPDAASERRMVERFVS; this comes from the coding sequence GTGGCCGACCGGCAGGTGGATTGGCTGGCGGGCGGGGTGCGCCGGTCGATCGCGAGCGAGCGGATCGTGGCTGCCGCGGCGGAGTTGTTCCTGGCGCGCGGGTTCGATCAGGTCGGGATGGATGATGTGGCTGCCGCGGCCGGCTGTTCGCGGGCCACGCTCTACCGGCATTTCCGGGGTAAGCCCGCGCTCATCGATGCCGTTCTGGCGCGCTCCGCGGTCGCGGTCGCGCAGCGGGTCGCGGCGGCCGTATCGCGCTACGACGGATCGCGGCGGATTGTGGAGGCCACGCTCGCCTCGGTCACCGCCGTGCGGTCGGACCCCGCCCTCGCGCGCTGGTTCGCAGACAGAACCGGCGGCAGCAATGAAGTCTTCGCCTCCTCAACGGAATTGGGCCGGATCGCGACCATGCTGACCGGCATCACGCCCGATGATGAAGCGGCGCAATGGATTGTGCGGGTGGTGCTGTCACTGCTGTGCTGGCCGCTGCCCGATGCCGCGAGCGAGCGGCGCATGGTGGAGCGGTTCGTGAGCTAG
- a CDS encoding TetR/AcrR family transcriptional regulator: protein METSRGRYAGLSAEERQRQRRRKLVEAAEEIIGEQGLAGLKVRALSAHAGLNDRYFYESYADTDQLLFEILDEQLAQVMAEFVALLATTPSDTRVRLRAVVEAGVTSVADNPLRRRLFIELQSLDELRRRRGEFVGLVAGIMLDQARELLGESAAEGIHAELAARTVSHGGVELLTEWLRGDLDIERGVLIDFLVAMILTSSEITTTVRREMAGSGDGSLN, encoded by the coding sequence GTGGAGACATCCCGAGGCCGGTACGCCGGACTCAGCGCCGAGGAGCGGCAGCGGCAGCGCCGCCGCAAGCTGGTCGAGGCCGCCGAGGAGATCATCGGCGAGCAGGGGCTGGCCGGGCTCAAGGTGCGCGCGCTGAGCGCCCACGCGGGGCTGAACGACCGCTACTTCTACGAGAGCTATGCCGATACCGACCAATTGCTCTTCGAAATCCTCGACGAACAACTCGCGCAGGTGATGGCCGAATTCGTGGCGCTGCTGGCCACCACGCCGTCCGATACCCGGGTGCGGCTGCGCGCGGTGGTCGAGGCCGGAGTGACCTCGGTCGCCGACAATCCGCTGCGTCGCCGGCTGTTCATCGAGCTCCAGTCGCTCGATGAATTGCGCCGCCGCAGAGGCGAATTCGTGGGTCTGGTCGCCGGCATCATGCTCGATCAGGCGCGCGAACTGCTCGGCGAATCGGCCGCCGAGGGTATTCACGCCGAACTCGCCGCCCGCACTGTCTCACACGGTGGCGTGGAACTGCTCACCGAATGGCTGCGCGGCGACCTCGATATCGAGCGCGGTGTGCTCATCGACTTCCTGGTCGCCATGATCCTGACCTCCTCCGAGATCACCACCACCGTGCGCCGCGAGATGGCCGGTTCCGGTGACGGCTCCCTGAACTGA
- a CDS encoding flavin-containing monooxygenase, whose product MSGNDFGTGAPDAARPDHEVIVVGAGFGGIGTGIALQRKGIHDFIIVDKWDRVGGTWHANTYPGVAVDIPSFIYSFSYEQRGDWSRIFAPGTELRDYAEDMVDKYGLRGKLRLNTTIVAADFDDDSSLWRLTTDGGQQLTARYAVLAIGGLERPKMPDIEGVNDFGGTLVHTAMWDHDVDLRGKRVAVIGTGATALQLIPAIVDETEHLTVFQRTPIWVFPKSDSEVGWLGRQVLGRRRIRSALRAVGNVGTELAMSGMVAGPTWLTDSSRRLAEVPIRQWMRAQVTDPVLREKLMPKYGLGCKRPSMSNDYLKTFNRQDVSLVTESIERITENGVVTVDGTEHEIDVLICATGFKLWEKGSVPPFPMRGRRGVDLETFWDEHRYQSYQGVSVPGFPNAFTITGPYGFVLGSYIWMIEATAAHLSRAIAESKRRGATEIEIRQEVHDEYFAKCLRRQEKNFLFTPTCAGSNTYYIDDHGDSPFRPSTHGEMYWQNRHFDLDVYRYTVGAPVRAASVVLSEEAL is encoded by the coding sequence ATGAGCGGCAACGACTTCGGCACGGGTGCGCCGGACGCTGCCCGTCCCGACCACGAGGTCATCGTGGTCGGGGCGGGGTTCGGCGGCATCGGCACCGGCATCGCCCTGCAGCGCAAGGGTATTCACGACTTCATCATTGTGGACAAGTGGGACCGGGTGGGTGGCACCTGGCATGCCAACACCTATCCCGGTGTGGCGGTGGACATCCCCTCGTTCATCTACAGCTTCTCCTATGAGCAGCGCGGAGACTGGTCGCGGATCTTCGCGCCAGGCACCGAACTTCGCGACTATGCCGAGGACATGGTCGACAAGTACGGACTGCGCGGCAAACTGCGGTTGAACACCACCATCGTGGCGGCCGATTTCGACGATGACAGCAGCCTGTGGCGCTTGACCACCGACGGCGGGCAGCAGCTCACCGCCCGGTACGCGGTGCTCGCCATCGGCGGTCTGGAACGGCCGAAGATGCCGGATATCGAGGGGGTGAACGATTTCGGCGGCACGCTTGTGCACACCGCCATGTGGGACCACGATGTGGACCTGCGCGGTAAGCGGGTCGCCGTGATCGGCACCGGGGCGACGGCATTGCAGTTGATCCCGGCGATTGTGGACGAGACCGAACATCTGACCGTCTTCCAGCGCACGCCGATCTGGGTCTTCCCCAAGAGCGATTCGGAGGTCGGCTGGCTCGGGCGGCAGGTATTGGGCCGCAGGCGAATTCGCTCGGCGCTGCGGGCGGTCGGCAATGTGGGCACCGAACTGGCCATGAGCGGCATGGTGGCCGGTCCGACCTGGCTCACCGACAGCAGCCGGCGGCTGGCGGAAGTGCCTATCCGCCAGTGGATGCGGGCGCAGGTCACCGACCCGGTGCTCCGGGAGAAGCTCATGCCGAAGTACGGGCTCGGCTGTAAGCGGCCCTCCATGTCCAACGACTATCTGAAGACGTTCAATCGACAGGACGTCAGCCTGGTCACCGAGTCCATCGAGCGCATTACCGAAAACGGTGTGGTGACCGTGGACGGGACCGAGCACGAGATCGATGTGCTCATCTGCGCCACCGGATTCAAACTCTGGGAAAAGGGTTCGGTACCACCGTTTCCCATGCGCGGGCGGCGGGGCGTCGACCTGGAGACCTTCTGGGACGAGCACCGCTACCAGTCCTATCAGGGCGTATCGGTTCCGGGATTCCCCAATGCCTTCACCATTACCGGTCCGTACGGATTTGTGCTCGGCTCGTACATCTGGATGATCGAGGCCACCGCCGCACATCTGAGCCGGGCCATTGCCGAGTCGAAACGGCGTGGCGCCACCGAGATCGAGATCCGGCAGGAGGTGCACGACGAGTACTTCGCGAAATGCCTGCGCCGGCAGGAGAAGAACTTCCTGTTCACCCCGACCTGTGCCGGTTCCAACACCTACTACATCGATGATCACGGCGATTCCCCGTTCCGCCCGTCCACACATGGCGAGATGTACTGGCAGAACCGGCATTTCGATCTCGATGTCTATCGCTACACCGTGGGCGCACCCGTCCGCGCGGCGAGCGTCGTGCTGTCCGAGGAGGCGCTGTGA